In Paenibacillus hexagrammi, the following are encoded in one genomic region:
- a CDS encoding DUF4179 domain-containing protein — translation MYNPQDTDMSLELSEKVDAAISEGIWQAQMKQMHGRKLVRRRIGGLAAACLLFAACLFTIRVSPVFAAMVRDIPGFERFVDLISHNMDKGIQLAVDHDFVQPVQVSDEHDGVKLTVQGIIADDARMVMFYEIELPDQVKGTTVQLDQPSLLDASGQPLLASIGFNYPDEAKQDDFSSGIQRGTADFHLAKDAVFPDEVTFQVNLIRPEPSLSSERAKSLQAGTDDSFELDLARDEGTKYELRIPIDQAKFAGLRQEYDINQTIQVEGQAVSFTKAVVSPLHVSLYMDYGADNTKQIFGAGDIWLVDDEGRIWNNTSASVTKDHPVYNFESPYFIKPSSLHVEGTWFRALDKDQMTVKVNTETKQVLEAPDDKIALHDVTSTNEYTKLDFAISGLDAEDHMMYSLFENGFVDAGGQNYNEAALKGETVSGYSSSSQPDVQHDLFYIENKAYQQPLTFTIYSYPGYIRQPYDIRIK, via the coding sequence ATGTATAATCCACAGGATACAGACATGTCGTTGGAATTATCGGAAAAGGTCGATGCTGCGATATCCGAGGGGATCTGGCAAGCGCAGATGAAGCAAATGCACGGCCGTAAGCTTGTTAGACGCCGAATAGGGGGCCTAGCCGCAGCTTGTCTGCTTTTTGCGGCCTGTTTGTTTACGATTCGGGTATCTCCGGTTTTTGCCGCGATGGTTCGGGACATCCCCGGGTTTGAAAGATTCGTTGATTTGATTTCCCATAACATGGATAAAGGGATTCAGCTCGCTGTCGATCACGATTTTGTGCAGCCGGTTCAAGTGTCGGATGAGCATGACGGCGTGAAGCTGACGGTGCAGGGCATTATCGCAGATGATGCCAGAATGGTGATGTTTTATGAGATCGAGCTGCCGGATCAGGTGAAGGGGACAACTGTTCAACTAGATCAGCCGAGTTTATTGGATGCCTCGGGCCAGCCTCTTCTGGCAAGTATTGGATTTAACTACCCTGACGAAGCGAAGCAAGACGACTTTTCTTCAGGTATTCAACGCGGAACGGCAGATTTTCATTTAGCCAAGGATGCTGTATTTCCAGACGAGGTTACTTTTCAAGTAAACCTGATTAGACCTGAACCGTCACTTTCGTCTGAACGAGCCAAATCCTTACAAGCAGGTACGGATGATAGTTTTGAGCTGGACCTAGCGAGGGATGAAGGAACGAAGTATGAGCTGCGCATTCCGATTGACCAGGCGAAATTCGCGGGACTTCGGCAAGAATATGACATCAACCAAACGATTCAGGTCGAGGGGCAAGCCGTCTCCTTCACGAAGGCGGTCGTATCTCCGCTTCACGTATCCTTGTATATGGATTATGGTGCGGACAATACGAAGCAAATTTTTGGAGCGGGAGATATCTGGTTAGTCGATGACGAGGGACGAATTTGGAACAATACTTCGGCAAGTGTAACGAAGGATCATCCGGTCTATAATTTTGAGAGTCCGTATTTCATCAAGCCCTCCTCTTTGCACGTAGAAGGAACTTGGTTCCGCGCACTGGATAAAGATCAGATGACGGTCAAGGTGAACACGGAGACGAAACAAGTGCTGGAAGCGCCCGATGATAAAATCGCACTGCACGACGTTACTTCTACGAATGAATACACGAAACTGGATTTTGCCATTAGCGGGTTGGATGCTGAAGATCACATGATGTACAGCTTGTTTGAAAATGGGTTTGTGGATGCAGGCGGACAGAACTATAACGAAGCTGCACTCAAGGGGGAGACTGTGAGCGGGTATTCGTCTTCATCCCAGCCTGACGTACAGCACGACTTGTTCTATATCGAGAACAAAGCCTATCAACAGCCCCTGACATTCACGATTTATAGTTATCCTGGTTATATTCGTCAGCCTTATGACATTCGGATTAAGTAG
- a CDS encoding DUF445 domain-containing protein: MKKEAKYIATVSLGVMGAGFLATMPFTSAAWGAFLQGGFEAGVVGGLADWFAVSALFRHPLGLPIPHTALLPKNREKITKALVSTVENELLSKETIRARLQQIHFLERGLELAEGQLQNEALHKGLSRVILQAIQAIDVDKLTPLLVEELRKVIGNIDTAQLIRSTIGHITDNGYDGKAFDFVLDKAEAWAVKTATRDQLGTMAIKAFEGLQSNGFMAFAVNAFIGMLSEEKIGGILQNFILSYIEQMRTQKHPRREAVLGYFKQELGKLDTNEKLIGELNRLKERLPELVSMEEKVSALLHRLKEKVVTVVEQPDFIAKHVVPLASKLIESLKSDADRMEKGEKWISNQITGYLERNHSKIGQLVKDNLDKLDNETLISMMEDKVGKDLQWIRVNGAICGFLIGLVLSGLKLAVGG, encoded by the coding sequence ATGAAAAAAGAAGCCAAATATATCGCAACAGTGTCGTTAGGTGTCATGGGTGCAGGCTTTTTGGCGACGATGCCGTTCACTTCAGCGGCTTGGGGCGCATTTTTGCAGGGAGGATTCGAAGCAGGCGTGGTCGGCGGTTTGGCCGACTGGTTTGCCGTCAGTGCACTCTTCCGGCACCCGTTAGGCCTGCCGATTCCGCATACAGCCTTGCTGCCTAAGAACCGGGAGAAAATTACGAAAGCACTCGTTTCCACGGTAGAAAATGAGCTGCTGTCCAAAGAAACGATTCGCGCGAGGCTGCAGCAGATTCATTTTCTTGAGCGCGGACTGGAGCTGGCGGAGGGCCAGCTGCAGAATGAAGCCCTGCACAAGGGACTGTCAAGAGTCATCTTGCAGGCGATCCAAGCGATCGACGTGGACAAGCTCACACCGCTGCTCGTTGAGGAACTGCGTAAGGTAATTGGGAATATCGATACCGCTCAGCTGATACGATCAACGATCGGGCATATTACAGATAATGGATATGACGGTAAAGCGTTTGATTTTGTGTTGGACAAAGCGGAGGCTTGGGCTGTGAAGACAGCAACCCGGGATCAACTGGGAACGATGGCGATCAAAGCCTTTGAAGGGCTGCAATCCAACGGATTTATGGCGTTTGCGGTGAATGCTTTCATCGGTATGCTCAGTGAAGAGAAGATTGGCGGTATCCTGCAAAATTTCATTTTGTCGTACATTGAGCAGATGCGGACGCAGAAGCATCCGCGCCGCGAGGCCGTGCTGGGCTATTTCAAGCAGGAGCTTGGCAAGCTGGACACGAATGAGAAGCTGATTGGGGAGCTAAACCGTTTGAAGGAGCGGCTGCCGGAGCTTGTTTCTATGGAAGAAAAGGTGTCTGCCCTGCTTCACCGCTTGAAGGAGAAGGTTGTTACGGTAGTAGAACAGCCTGATTTTATTGCCAAGCATGTGGTGCCGCTTGCCTCCAAGCTAATCGAATCCCTTAAATCCGATGCGGATCGTATGGAGAAGGGCGAGAAGTGGATCAGCAATCAGATAACCGGATACTTGGAGCGAAATCATAGCAAGATCGGGCAATTGGTCAAGGATAATTTGGATAAGCTCGACAATGAAACGCTGATCAGCATGATGGAAGACAAGGTCGGCAAAGACTTGCAGTGGATTCGTGTAAACGGTGCGATCTGCGGATTTTTGATCGGACTGGTGTTATCCGGTCTAAAACTGGCTGTAGGCGGCTAG
- a CDS encoding ABC transporter ATP-binding protein, with the protein MIKIEDVSKTFVQRVGGQYKALDNVSLTIKKGEFVSLLGPSGCGKSTVLNLVAGFETFSEGTIEVNGKKVKGPGADRVVVFQEHGLFPWLTVLDNVAFGLKQKGIAKKERQEMAMEQIKAVHLSRFADRYPHELSGGMRQRAAIARALAMDPEILLMDEPFAALDEQTRLILHKELEEIWMRTGKTVLFITHNIREAVILSDRVVVMSTRPGKIKKEFTVKAARPRDSADSVLHHVENSIMAALADELEKVVREETGDEYSIKKNDFSGTAADSMGGGI; encoded by the coding sequence TTGATTAAAATTGAGGATGTAAGCAAAACTTTCGTACAGCGTGTAGGCGGCCAATATAAAGCGCTGGATAACGTGTCACTTACGATCAAAAAGGGCGAGTTCGTCTCCCTGCTGGGACCTTCGGGCTGCGGCAAATCAACGGTGCTCAACCTTGTAGCGGGATTCGAAACCTTCAGCGAGGGGACCATTGAGGTGAACGGCAAGAAAGTGAAGGGACCAGGCGCGGATCGCGTTGTCGTTTTTCAAGAGCATGGCCTCTTCCCTTGGCTAACGGTGCTGGACAATGTTGCTTTCGGCTTGAAGCAGAAGGGGATCGCCAAGAAGGAACGCCAGGAGATGGCGATGGAGCAGATCAAAGCGGTTCATCTCAGCCGGTTTGCCGACCGGTATCCGCATGAGCTGTCCGGCGGTATGAGGCAGCGTGCGGCGATTGCCCGCGCGTTGGCGATGGACCCGGAAATTTTGCTGATGGATGAGCCGTTTGCAGCGCTGGATGAGCAGACCCGGCTCATTTTGCATAAAGAGTTGGAAGAGATTTGGATGCGTACGGGGAAAACGGTGCTATTCATTACGCACAATATTCGCGAAGCCGTCATTCTCTCCGACCGGGTAGTTGTCATGTCTACGAGGCCCGGCAAGATCAAGAAGGAGTTCACCGTAAAAGCAGCAAGGCCCCGAGATAGTGCAGATTCGGTCCTGCATCACGTGGAAAATTCGATTATGGCTGCGCTCGCCGATGAACTCGAAAAAGTAGTAAGGGAGGAAACCGGCGATGAGTACAGCATTAAGAAGAACGATTTTTCTGGTACTGCTGCTGATAGCATGGGAGGCGGGATTTAG
- a CDS encoding ABC transporter permease translates to MSTALRRTIFLVLLLIAWEAGFRIFGWGWKFPSVTQTLQAFYDGYVHGELLQATIASMIRLIVSFVISTVVGTTLGFLFARYRLLDDTIGFVVVALQTIPSIAWLPFAIIWFGLNETSVIFITALGATWTMALSSRTGIKNIPPIYLRAAQTMGTGNGFKLFIQVMIPAAFPYLINGLRTGWAFAWRALVAGELIAKGVGLGQLLQDGRNLGDTPLMLCIVIMIAVLGTLSDHFCFKRLEDKVLERYGLAGSKS, encoded by the coding sequence ATGAGTACAGCATTAAGAAGAACGATTTTTCTGGTACTGCTGCTGATAGCATGGGAGGCGGGATTTAGAATTTTCGGCTGGGGATGGAAATTTCCTTCGGTAACGCAGACCTTACAGGCGTTCTATGATGGTTATGTACATGGAGAACTGCTGCAAGCGACGATAGCAAGCATGATCAGACTGATCGTTTCCTTTGTGATTTCTACCGTGGTCGGCACGACGCTCGGATTTTTATTCGCCCGTTACAGGCTGCTCGACGATACCATTGGCTTTGTGGTAGTAGCCTTGCAGACAATACCCAGTATCGCTTGGCTCCCTTTTGCTATTATTTGGTTCGGTCTTAACGAAACCTCCGTTATCTTTATTACTGCTCTCGGCGCAACCTGGACCATGGCGCTCTCCAGCCGCACCGGAATCAAGAATATCCCGCCGATCTACCTGCGCGCCGCGCAAACGATGGGGACCGGTAATGGCTTCAAACTGTTTATTCAAGTGATGATTCCTGCGGCGTTCCCTTATTTGATTAACGGCCTGAGGACGGGTTGGGCTTTCGCCTGGAGAGCTCTGGTAGCAGGGGAACTGATTGCTAAGGGAGTCGGCTTAGGTCAGCTTCTGCAGGATGGGCGTAACTTAGGCGATACACCGCTTATGCTGTGTATTGTCATTATGATTGCTGTCCTGGGCACGTTGTCGGACCATTTCTGCTTCAAGAGGCTGGAAGATAAAGTGCTGGAGCGATACGGCTTAGCCGGGTCGAAATCATGA
- a CDS encoding ABC transporter substrate-binding protein — MRRMAWMLTMLLIASWMMTACGEIAVGPNGKAKKVRLGVFKNVTHAAAYIALENGYFKQAWGDDVEIEVTAFDNGSDLSIAMATGDIDIGFVGPGPATTFYLKSKNYRVVSGSNNGGAVLVASNGSNVNSVKDLADKTVAIPSKGNTNDISLRMLLQQAGVPVGKSEGSAHLIVRSPSDTLISFRQKEIDAALVPEPWGTQIEKAGVGHIVVDWDQIPPNHGDYPTVIMVASDQFLKGQRDMVKGAVRANLEAIAFMKEQPDKSYELINNELKKFSGKGLDKALIKASISRLKLTPDIDVKVMEEMTRVSIDARYIKDVRKEDLDLSQFVDLSLLEEVKQGK; from the coding sequence ATGAGAAGAATGGCATGGATGTTAACGATGCTGCTGATCGCTTCATGGATGATGACGGCATGCGGTGAAATAGCGGTAGGTCCGAACGGGAAAGCGAAGAAAGTCAGGCTGGGGGTCTTCAAAAATGTAACCCACGCTGCCGCGTATATTGCGCTGGAGAACGGCTACTTCAAGCAAGCTTGGGGCGATGACGTCGAAATTGAGGTTACGGCTTTTGATAACGGCTCTGACCTTTCGATTGCTATGGCGACGGGAGATATTGATATTGGCTTCGTAGGTCCGGGTCCGGCGACTACGTTTTATTTGAAAAGCAAGAATTATCGCGTTGTGTCGGGCTCCAATAACGGAGGCGCTGTGCTGGTTGCAAGCAATGGCTCGAACGTTAACAGCGTGAAAGATTTGGCCGATAAGACGGTTGCTATACCGTCGAAAGGCAATACGAACGATATCTCGCTGCGCATGCTGCTTCAGCAGGCAGGAGTGCCTGTCGGCAAGAGTGAAGGCAGCGCTCACCTCATTGTTCGCTCTCCCTCGGATACGCTCATATCGTTCCGGCAAAAGGAGATCGACGCTGCGCTCGTTCCCGAGCCTTGGGGGACCCAAATTGAAAAGGCGGGCGTAGGCCATATCGTGGTAGATTGGGATCAAATTCCGCCGAATCATGGCGATTATCCAACTGTTATCATGGTTGCGAGCGACCAATTCCTGAAGGGACAGAGGGACATGGTCAAAGGAGCGGTTCGAGCGAATCTTGAAGCGATTGCTTTTATGAAGGAGCAGCCAGACAAGTCCTATGAACTGATTAACAATGAATTGAAAAAATTCAGCGGCAAAGGACTGGATAAAGCTTTAATCAAAGCGTCCATTTCACGCTTAAAGCTAACGCCGGATATAGATGTAAAAGTCATGGAAGAGATGACCCGGGTATCCATCGACGCCCGTTATATCAAGGATGTTCGAAAAGAAGACCTTGATTTAAGCCAGTTTGTTGACCTGTCTTTGTTGGAGGAAGTGAAACAAGGCAAGTAA
- a CDS encoding cadherin-like beta sandwich domain-containing protein, translating to MGSNKVLAGSLLVLLLCAQWPAVSRAEDVDTNADLTTISQGAGLLTPVFNATTYTGYQVVIPSSQPAQYYTAAKKANLLSTLEYSMNLGSWIILPDWTSTGYIGINRGHNAFKFRVTVLDPLDILQLSILNQKTYDIDVYYPNPDDNLLKSLQLGEGISFDKPFSSSEHTYTANVPNSTTSVHLTGALDDPAASLQVNSTSVTNAVQSGEIPLQVGENLIPIDVLPFDVGAAAGHYVLKVVRAASSIFDLGHLSVGGVSLDQQLTGGQDTFTLADVSNATNSLDILPAVADVTAQVQMLVNDAEEFTEVASGEASSVPLNVGLNTIKLKVIAEDGSEKLYTILVNRLASSLFDLGHLTVGGVSLDPQLSGGQDTFTLADVSNATSSLDILPSVADVTAQVQMLVNDAAEYTEVASGEASSVPLNVGLNTIKLKVIAEDGSEKLYTILVNRLASSFFDLGHLSVGGVSLDQQLSGGQDTFTLADVSNATSSLDILPAVADVRAQVQMLVNDAAEYTEVVSGEASSVPLNVGLNTIKLKVIAEDGSEKLYTILVNRLASSLFDLGHLTVGGESLDELLSGGQDTFSLADVSNATSSLDILPAVADVTAQVQMLVNDAAEYTEVVSGEASSVPLNVGLNTIKLKVIAEDGSEKLYTILVNRLASSLFNLGHLSVGGESLDELLSGGQDTFTLADVSNATSSLDILPAVADVTAQVQMLVNDAAEYTEVVSGEASSVPLNVGLNTIKLKVIAEDGSEKLYTILVNRLASSLFDLGHLTVGGESLDELLSGGQDTFSLADVSNATSSLDILPAVADVTAQVQMLVNDAAEYTEVASGEATNVALNVGLNTIKLKVIAEDGNEKLYTILVNRLASSLFDLGHLSVGGVSLDELLSGGQDTFTLADVSNATSSLDILPAVADVTAQVQMLVNDAEEYTEVVSGEASSVPLNVGLNTIKLKVIAEDGSEKLYTILVTRLEAAADPDPEDPSTPTDPADPTDPTEPSDPSDPSDPIESSPAVQAMKEQLLELDTDQDGIHVEELLRWIQGTGVDLTGDGIFDAADVKLVLQQIKPMFMGR from the coding sequence ATGGGTTCCAACAAAGTGTTAGCCGGCAGCTTGTTAGTCCTTTTGTTATGTGCGCAATGGCCTGCTGTCAGCAGAGCGGAGGATGTGGACACGAACGCTGATTTAACAACCATATCCCAGGGGGCAGGCTTGTTAACGCCGGTGTTCAACGCTACGACTTACACGGGCTATCAGGTTGTTATTCCGAGCTCGCAGCCCGCCCAATATTATACAGCAGCTAAGAAAGCAAACCTATTATCTACACTAGAATACTCCATGAACCTTGGCTCATGGATAATTCTGCCGGATTGGACGTCTACGGGATACATCGGAATCAATCGGGGTCATAATGCTTTTAAATTTCGAGTGACTGTATTGGATCCGTTGGATATTTTGCAGCTTTCGATCTTAAATCAAAAGACCTACGATATCGATGTGTACTATCCGAATCCGGATGATAATTTGCTGAAAAGCTTGCAGCTTGGAGAAGGTATTAGTTTTGACAAACCGTTCAGCTCTTCTGAACATACATACACAGCCAATGTGCCAAATAGCACGACCAGCGTCCATTTGACAGGTGCACTTGATGATCCGGCGGCTTCCTTACAGGTGAACAGCACGAGTGTAACGAATGCGGTTCAATCGGGAGAGATTCCGCTCCAGGTCGGAGAAAACCTGATTCCGATTGATGTTCTTCCTTTTGATGTTGGAGCCGCTGCTGGGCATTACGTCTTGAAAGTTGTACGCGCAGCGAGCAGCATTTTCGACCTCGGCCACCTAAGCGTGGGCGGGGTGAGCTTGGATCAGCAGCTAACGGGAGGCCAAGACACGTTCACGCTGGCAGATGTGAGTAACGCGACGAACAGCCTGGACATCCTTCCAGCAGTTGCGGATGTGACGGCGCAGGTGCAGATGCTCGTGAACGACGCGGAAGAGTTCACGGAAGTGGCAAGCGGAGAAGCGTCGAGCGTACCGCTGAATGTGGGCTTGAACACGATCAAGCTGAAGGTGATCGCGGAGGACGGCAGCGAGAAGCTGTACACGATCCTGGTGAACCGCTTGGCGAGCAGCCTGTTCGACCTCGGCCACCTAACCGTAGGTGGGGTGAGCTTGGATCCGCAGCTGTCGGGAGGCCAAGACACGTTCACCCTGGCGGATGTGAGCAACGCGACGAGCAGCCTGGACATCCTTCCGTCGGTTGCGGATGTGACGGCGCAGGTGCAGATGCTCGTGAACGATGCGGCGGAGTACACGGAAGTGGCAAGCGGAGAAGCGTCGAGCGTACCGCTGAACGTGGGCTTGAACACGATCAAGCTGAAGGTGATCGCGGAGGATGGCAGCGAGAAGCTGTACACGATCCTGGTGAATCGCTTGGCGAGCAGCTTCTTCGATCTCGGCCACCTAAGTGTGGGCGGAGTGAGCTTGGATCAGCAGCTGTCGGGAGGCCAAGACACGTTTACGCTGGCAGATGTGAGCAACGCGACGAGCAGCCTGGACATCCTTCCAGCAGTTGCGGATGTGAGGGCACAGGTGCAGATGCTGGTGAACGATGCAGCGGAGTACACGGAAGTGGTAAGCGGAGAAGCGTCGAGCGTACCGCTGAACGTGGGCTTGAACACGATCAAGCTGAAGGTGATCGCGGAGGACGGCAGTGAAAAGCTGTACACGATCCTGGTGAATCGCTTGGCGAGCAGCTTGTTCGACCTCGGCCACCTAACCGTAGGCGGAGAGAGCTTGGACGAACTGCTGTCAGGAGGCCAAGACACGTTCTCGCTGGCAGATGTGAGCAACGCGACGAGCAGCCTGGATATCCTTCCAGCGGTTGCGGATGTGACGGCGCAGGTGCAGATGCTCGTGAACGATGCGGCGGAGTACACGGAAGTGGTAAGCGGCGAAGCGTCGAGCGTACCGCTGAACGTGGGCTTGAACACGATCAAGCTGAAGGTGATCGCGGAGGACGGCAGTGAGAAGCTGTACACGATCCTGGTGAATCGCTTGGCGAGCAGCTTGTTCAATCTTGGCCACCTGAGCGTGGGCGGAGAGAGCTTGGACGAACTGCTGTCGGGAGGCCAAGACACGTTCACGCTGGCGGATGTGAGCAACGCGACGAGCAGCCTGGACATCCTTCCAGCAGTTGCGGATGTGACGGCACAGGTGCAGATGCTCGTGAACGATGCAGCGGAGTACACGGAAGTGGTAAGCGGAGAAGCGTCGAGCGTACCGCTGAACGTGGGCTTGAACACGATCAAGCTGAAGGTGATCGCAGAGGACGGCAGTGAGAAGCTGTACACGATCCTGGTGAATCGCTTGGCGAGCAGCTTGTTCGACCTCGGCCACCTAACCGTAGGCGGAGAGAGCTTGGACGAACTGCTGTCAGGAGGCCAAGACACGTTCTCGCTGGCAGATGTGAGCAACGCGACGAGCAGCTTGGACATCCTGCCGGCGGTCGCGGATGTGACGGCGCAGGTGCAAATGCTCGTGAACGACGCAGCAGAGTACACGGAAGTGGCAAGCGGAGAAGCGACGAACGTGGCGCTGAACGTGGGCTTGAACACGATCAAGCTGAAGGTGATCGCGGAGGACGGCAATGAGAAGCTGTACACGATCCTGGTGAATCGCTTGGCGAGCAGCTTGTTCGACCTCGGCCACCTAAGTGTGGGCGGAGTGAGCTTGGACGAACTGCTGTCGGGAGGCCAAGACACGTTCACGCTGGCGGATGTGAGCAACGCGACGAGCAGCCTGGACATCCTTCCGGCGGTCGCGGATGTGACGGCGCAGGTGCAGATGCTCGTGAACGATGCGGAGGAGTACACGGAAGTGGTAAGCGGCGAAGCGTCGAGCGTACCGCTGAACGTGGGCTTGAACACGATCAAGCTGAAGGTGATCGCAGAGGACGGCAGCGAGAAGCTGTACACGATCCTGGTTACAAGACTGGAAGCAGCAGCAGACCCAGATCCCGAGGACCCTTCTACTCCGACAGATCCGGCTGACCCAACGGACCCGACAGAACCATCGGATCCTTCAGACCCATCAGACCCAATAGAAAGCTCACCTGCGGTCCAAGCGATGAAGGAGCAGCTTTTGGAATTGGACACGGATCAAGATGGTATTCATGTGGAGGAACTGCTGCGATGGATTCAAGGTACCGGTGTTGATCTTACTGGCGATGGCATCTTTGATGCTGCTGATGTAAAGCTGGTACTCCAGCAAATCAAACCAATGTTTATGGGGCGTTAA
- a CDS encoding bactofilin family protein produces the protein MMLGSKTNKIDAKTTDTLIGESTICEGKIMSEASLRIEGQLNGDVECAGDITVGENAVVQSNISARDVLIAGKVKGNVHSKGKLIISSSGILIGNIDVRSFIIQEGGIFQGSSTMNQGQADRSSGKVIDAKAHKQQKNEQQAASGS, from the coding sequence ATGATGCTGGGCAGTAAAACCAATAAGATCGATGCGAAAACAACCGATACCTTGATCGGTGAAAGCACCATATGTGAAGGAAAAATCATGTCGGAAGCCAGTCTTCGTATCGAGGGACAGCTAAATGGGGATGTCGAGTGCGCGGGAGATATCACGGTAGGGGAAAATGCCGTTGTGCAGTCAAATATTAGCGCCCGGGATGTGCTCATAGCAGGCAAAGTAAAAGGGAATGTCCACTCCAAAGGCAAGCTCATTATCTCTAGTTCCGGTATCCTGATCGGAAATATTGATGTGCGTTCCTTTATCATTCAGGAGGGCGGAATTTTTCAAGGCAGCAGTACGATGAATCAAGGGCAGGCGGATCGGTCGAGCGGCAAGGTCATAGATGCCAAGGCGCATAAGCAGCAAAAAAACGAGCAGCAGGCCGCAAGCGGCAGCTGA
- a CDS encoding M23 family metallopeptidase, protein MKFIWGKKELTLMIIPGANRRTVRIKLPQSSLYIVPSVILLVLIGFLVAIHLMNIHFRETKDTMQQTFDGQERQLVDQITLKDSELEQLQNNLIDLSQQADDFKGKLEEIKKLNHVVQLMSQTGGTSKNSQPSGVTTDVGGEDVPVSSEQVSQMVTDTKQDLTSLVGDINVLLADLTESESKLQEAERIREITPTLWPIDSHTITSDFGVRRDPFTQKPTMHTGIDFDGELNDPVYATAAGKVIEAGYDDQHGNHIIIDHSRGLQTEYMHMNKLLLRRGDTVVKGQKIGLVGTTGRSTGTHLHYEVHRNGVQINPYPYLLTNRKGDR, encoded by the coding sequence TTGAAGTTCATCTGGGGTAAAAAAGAACTGACGTTAATGATTATTCCGGGCGCCAACCGCCGAACCGTAAGAATCAAGCTTCCGCAGAGCAGTCTGTATATCGTGCCAAGTGTGATTCTGCTCGTCTTGATCGGATTTTTGGTGGCCATTCACTTGATGAACATCCATTTCCGTGAAACGAAAGACACCATGCAGCAGACGTTTGATGGACAAGAGAGGCAGCTAGTTGATCAAATTACGCTTAAAGATAGCGAACTGGAACAGCTTCAAAATAATTTGATCGACCTGTCACAGCAAGCCGACGACTTCAAGGGAAAGCTCGAAGAGATCAAAAAGCTGAATCATGTCGTTCAATTGATGAGTCAAACAGGAGGGACAAGCAAGAACTCGCAGCCTTCCGGAGTCACCACAGACGTCGGAGGCGAAGATGTGCCCGTCAGCTCCGAGCAGGTCTCGCAAATGGTAACTGATACCAAGCAGGATCTAACTTCTCTGGTAGGAGATATCAACGTCCTTCTTGCCGATTTGACCGAGTCGGAATCCAAGCTTCAGGAGGCGGAACGAATTCGAGAGATTACACCTACGCTGTGGCCAATCGATTCGCATACGATCACATCGGATTTTGGTGTGAGACGGGACCCGTTTACACAGAAGCCAACGATGCATACCGGTATTGATTTTGATGGGGAATTAAATGACCCTGTCTATGCTACAGCCGCAGGCAAAGTGATTGAAGCCGGATATGACGATCAGCATGGCAATCATATCATCATCGATCATTCACGTGGCCTACAAACCGAGTACATGCATATGAACAAGCTTCTCCTCAGACGCGGGGATACCGTGGTCAAAGGCCAGAAAATCGGACTTGTCGGAACAACCGGAAGAAGCACGGGAACTCATCTTCATTATGAAGTACATAGGAACGGTGTACAGATTAATCCTTATCCTTATCTTCTAACGAACAGAAAGGGTGATCGATGA